TTTCACGGTCCAATCCAACATATGCATACATTTCATGCACAGGGAAAGGTCCATGCGGCCAACTGGCAATTTTTTTTGATTCGCATACAAAAACGAAAATTATTTAAGAATGGAAAAGGATAGAGCAAAGGACAAAGTAAGTCTAGGATTTGAGTGTGATACGTTTGTTCTTTTCCCCagccctctccttctctcttttgcaatacagaaaaagaacagagggagggagggagggagggagggagggagattcTCACCTGGAACTGGAAATTCtgctttctcaatttttttggaaaaagaaaaatcttgggCATTACTAAATTGCTCCTCTGTTCCTATAAAAAGTCCCTGTGGAGTTTTTGTAGAATCACAGAGATTCGTGACGATGAATAATACATCAACCTCGCAATCCAGTGGAGACTGTGAGTCTGGTTGGACTGTCGCGCTGGAGCAATGGCAGGGAGAAGAGCACAAGAACTACACTTACACGAGGTCGAGAAGAGGCAAAACCGAGAAGGAAGGAGAGGAGAATTCGTCCATGGTCTCTGACGCGTCCTCCGGTCCTCCGTTCTATGAAGTCGAGGAGGACTCATACAACGAGAACGAGCGCTCTTCGTTCGGCCCTGGCTCGAGAAAGCTCAGTTTCGGTGGtggcaagaagaaggagaaggcgaAAGAGCACGGGAGAGAGGAGCAGCCGCAGCATTTGTGCTATGAGGACACTGCAACCTCCATTCCAATGAGCTTCAGCAAGGCAAGTCTCTTTTCTGTAGCATATTGGCTTAAACACTATCCCCCACATGTAGAAGCAAtgtgaaagaagagaagtttCTGATGGTTTGCCTCTTTGATGCTTTGCAGAAGAAATATTCTCAAATGGACAATGATGCAGCCAAGGCAAAGGTAAGAAAACTCTAAATGTTCTCTTAAGTGACCGTGGTGCATAGTTTCGGTTGCTTCAGTTTGCCTTCTGAACTAGGGTAAGCACTCTGCCGTCCGATCTCTACAGGGTAAATCTGAGCTGGAGAAGCACCACCATGAGAAAGCTGCTTCCGAGACAAAGGGTGAGACGTTCATCTTCATCGACATAAATCGCGTGAGCACGACTGAATCTCCGAGGCGCTTGCTAACATGatcctattctttctttctttcttctcccatTGTTCTGCAGGAGGTTTGAAAGGCAAGTTTTGGTAATACAATGGTGTGACCTGTCTCGATGTAAAGAGGATGCTCAACCTGAGAGAAGATTGTGTCtaccttttctctctttatccgaacttctttttctttccaaccttTGACCTTCGGTGCAGGGGAAACCACCTGGGGCAAATAAAATATCTTTGTATGGTTGCTTTCTAGGTGTCCAAAAAGCCACATTCATCAGGCAGCCGCTAGTTCTGTATCTAAGGAATTCTTCTGTGGTTCTTTCGTATtatgcaaaaacaaaaatttgcggACCTGTAATTATAATATTGTATCCTGATTAGCAAGGGCGTTGCCCATGCCTGACCGCCGTCCCACATTTCGGTTCAAAACTTCCCGCCAGGAACGGAATAGCACATTTGCGAACAGGATAAGTTCGTCAACCTTCAAAAGCGAGCTGAAGTTTAGGAACGGGGAACGGGGTACTACGAAGGGCCCTTCTTGAGGAGATGCTTACATttcctaaaaaaggaaaagaagaaacgctCGTGGTTATCTAATGACAACAGGCGTATTTCTAACGCTGTACCAGAAATTTGAAAGCTAACACACCCAAaattggaagaaagaaaaatcttctgCCGTCCTGGGCAGGAGATTCACCATCTAACATTTCTGGTTGGCTAGcaaattttctaaaatcaaCAGATCACTTCTTTGCTGGTTGAACAATTTTCTAACTCAATACATAGGAATAATAAGAATGGGGGAGATGGATAGAAGGGTCGAGAGAGGACGATCGGTTTAGTCCCTTTCAGAACAGAGTGTATCCTCAACATAATAGCTCGAAATAGTAcgtaccctctctctctcaaagccACAAACGCAAACAACAGAGACGAGAATAAATGAGAAGGCCCAGCAAATCACGCACAAACAACAAAAGACagtaggagagagagagagtcagaaTCAAGCTGACCACTTCAATTTCTCCATCTGAACCGATGCCAGCCTAGCTTGAACTTGGACATGGCACGGGAAATCTCTTGGTGAGCAGAAGCCCCCACTCCTTGTGAGATAAAAGGACAAACGTGGAGAGGGGGAAGGACCCAAAAGGTAAGTTTCGTTTTCCACCAGAAAGGCAGCAGACACGGCAACCTATCACTTCCCCCTGATAACTACCCACTAGCCAACTGAGAATACGATCTAAAATACATGATCAGCCGGTacaataattgaatttttgtcCTGGTGGGGGAACCCCATCTTTTATTTCAAGTGGCTCCCATCACCAGAATCAGCAATCAGCAAAGCATATCTCGCCAAAGAAAAGTGAGGTAGAAAAAAAACGAAGGCCCTGGCCTATAGGAAAAGGACAAGACTCCATTCCATGTCTCATCAGGGGatgctttttttctcttttttctctccccgTAAAACCTTTGCCGACTTTTGGTGTTGTCTATAGACAAAGGTTGCGACAAGGTTTGAGTCCTATGTGAATCTGATGGGAGGAAAACACAACTAGCTTCCACTCTGCATGTCTCAAAATCTACGTCCATGAAAACATCACTGACCTAAACATGTGAGCGGCAGAGGCTTCTCCAATGGCGCCAGAACTACTAACAATGACTATAGATGAGCTAcccaaaggaggaggaaccCAGTCAATAGCATGTCATTAATTAGAGATTGTTATCTAGTGACTCCAGCTGCAACCAACCAGTCATTACACAACACCTCACCGTACCAGGATTCAGGGGTGAACATACTCGAGCAAGTTCATGTGCGTAACAGTTACAATTAGCCACTAATGATTGCCACGAGGTTTCGACTACCAAAGGATAAGAAATTCTCCAATCGGATAGAGAAGCTATCATGCTATCTATAGATGCCTCTTAACCTTTTGATGATCTGGCGAGAACATGAGCCCACTGTAACACCTCTGGCTTCCTCCAATCTGCATGGGTGTTCAAAGCTGCCATTTTCCTTTCCCGATAGCAAAAGGGTTCATTTGTTCAATCTCAAATGCATGATGGACAGCAAAGCAGATAGCCTATCTATTCCATCAAGCATTTTGTGATCCCTCACTGCATACCTCTGGCATCTCTTCTCAAAAGCTTTATCTACAAACCCCTGAAATCCCTCTCTTACAGTAACCACTACAAACATGCCATCGCCTCCATCAGAACACAATCATGATTAAGAAACAGATCTGAAGACATGAAAAGGACTCGTCTGCTCAAGAAGGTGCAAATGTCCATGGTTGTTGGAGCAATGGGCAAGTTGAGAGGGTAAAGTGCAGAGGAGGAAGGCATGAAAACAAAGAAGACTATGTAGCTAACAGGAGAAGGGGAACATAATGGCCCTTGAAATTAAGCAAATGTTCAGGAAATTTAGTATGGCCAGCTAATTTAGATAAAGTAAATCATTAATAAATAATTGCCTCCAAACCAGCAAACACATTAGCAAGAGTACAACTTGTGCAAAGCAAGTGACGGTGGACCTCCAACTGCATTATCCAAACTCTTTCATTCTCACTTGGATCCTTAAAAGGGTGTCAATATTAATCTTCAAAATATGGAGAAAGAAGATTTTCAACAGTTCTTCGAAGATTGATAGACACAAAAATTCATGGAAACCTTGCCTACCAATGAATGCATATATCTCAAGCAATGAAACTTGGATTAGATCAAAATTTAGAGACAAAATTGTAACATaaaggttaaaaaaagaaaagaattgacTTAAGGGATACAATGAAGAACAAGCTGTAGGCCCCATGATCACAGGGAAGAAAGTGACCTGCTAAGGGACTGACTGTTGACCCAATTCTCCTTCCTAGGCTGCATAAAAACCATCTTGGCAAAAGCAGTCATGACCCGAAGATATGTCTGTGGACAGGTGCAGCTTCTAACATTTTAACAACTTCCATCCAGGGTTTGTCTATAACCAAGATGGAATTCTTCGAAAGATGCCCAACAAACAAAAGAGGATCTCTGAaagcaaaaaattcaaaattctttctACTATTTTGTTTTGTATCTAATTCGTACGCTTGTAAACTACGCTTCAGTTTCCCATTTACAGGCGTATAATGTAACTTCCTCAATGTCGAATCCCGACCATTCATCAACTCTGCATCATCCTCCCGGTCCACAGGCAGTCCAAAGTCAATGATGCACATTGCCCTGGAGAGAAGCCAACAATTTAGTAAACATTTTTAACTCAATTCCAATTTTCCCCAAGCCAAAATTGG
The window above is part of the Eucalyptus grandis isolate ANBG69807.140 chromosome 6, ASM1654582v1, whole genome shotgun sequence genome. Proteins encoded here:
- the LOC104449252 gene encoding protein SOB FIVE-LIKE 6, with the protein product MNNTSTSQSSGDCESGWTVALEQWQGEEHKNYTYTRSRRGKTEKEGEENSSMVSDASSGPPFYEVEEDSYNENERSSFGPGSRKLSFGGGKKKEKAKEHGREEQPQHLCYEDTATSIPMSFSKKKYSQMDNDAAKAKGKSELEKHHHEKAASETKGGLKGKFW